A genomic region of Roseofilum casamattae BLCC-M143 contains the following coding sequences:
- a CDS encoding histidine phosphatase family protein — MTTRVILVRHGQSTYNAQKRIQGRLDESVLTEQGKADARSVGKALQGLPIDAIYSSPLQRARQTTEEIRTTLGLSLPVNTPETLLEVDLPLWEGKLKKEIKREFPEEYRLWKRQPEAFKMTISTAEGETEHYPIAQLHAQAKQFWQDLLAKHQDQTVLVVAHNGINRCLLSTALGFGPEYYQSILQSNCGISILNFPGAWGEGVQLESMNLTNHVGQSLPDAYEKDRIRILLVRHGETQWNRDKRFQGIKDIPLNENGKSQGRKAAELLKDVPLDFAASSHLLRPKETAELILEHHPDIELQLEPQLEEISHGLWEGMLESEIEAAYPGMLAEWQKSPETVQMPEGENLQQVWDRAIPAWRKIVESAKPGSTGIVVAHDAINKAIVCHLFNLSPEYFWNFKQGNGAVTVIDYPYGANEKPMLKCHNITFHLSEGILDQTAAGAL; from the coding sequence ATGACCACTCGCGTTATCCTCGTCCGTCACGGCCAAAGCACCTACAATGCCCAAAAACGCATTCAAGGCCGCCTCGATGAATCAGTGTTAACCGAACAAGGCAAAGCCGATGCTCGCTCCGTCGGCAAAGCACTCCAAGGCTTGCCAATAGATGCTATCTACTCCAGTCCTCTGCAACGAGCAAGACAAACGACGGAAGAAATTCGCACCACTCTGGGATTATCGTTACCGGTCAATACGCCGGAAACCCTCTTAGAAGTCGATCTACCGCTGTGGGAAGGCAAGCTGAAGAAAGAGATTAAACGCGAGTTTCCGGAAGAATATCGGTTGTGGAAACGGCAACCGGAAGCGTTTAAAATGACGATTTCGACGGCAGAGGGCGAGACGGAACATTATCCGATCGCCCAATTGCACGCTCAAGCCAAACAGTTCTGGCAAGATTTGTTAGCAAAACACCAAGACCAAACCGTATTAGTGGTCGCCCACAATGGCATTAATCGCTGTTTGTTGAGTACGGCTCTGGGATTTGGCCCGGAATATTACCAGTCAATTTTGCAGTCGAACTGCGGCATTAGCATCCTCAATTTTCCTGGAGCTTGGGGAGAGGGAGTACAGCTCGAGTCGATGAATTTAACCAATCATGTCGGTCAGTCGTTACCCGATGCTTACGAAAAAGACCGGATTCGCATTTTATTAGTACGCCATGGGGAAACTCAATGGAACCGCGATAAGCGCTTTCAGGGCATTAAGGATATTCCGTTGAATGAGAATGGGAAAAGTCAGGGACGGAAAGCAGCAGAGTTGTTGAAAGATGTTCCTTTAGATTTTGCCGCGAGCAGCCATCTGTTGCGACCGAAGGAAACGGCAGAGTTAATCTTAGAGCATCACCCAGATATCGAGTTGCAATTAGAACCGCAGTTGGAAGAAATCAGTCACGGACTTTGGGAAGGAATGCTGGAGTCGGAGATTGAGGCCGCTTATCCGGGGATGTTGGCGGAGTGGCAGAAGTCGCCAGAAACGGTGCAAATGCCGGAAGGGGAGAACTTGCAACAGGTTTGGGACCGGGCAATTCCAGCTTGGCGCAAGATTGTGGAGTCGGCAAAACCGGGCAGTACGGGGATAGTGGTAGCTCACGATGCGATTAATAAGGCGATCGTCTGTCATTTATTTAATCTGAGTCCGGAGTATTTCTGGAACTTTAAGCAGGGGAATGGTGCGGTGACGGTTATCGATTATCCTTATGGGGCGAATGAAAAACCAATGCTCAAGTGCCATAATATTACGTTCCATCTGAGCGAGGGCATTCTCGACCAAACGGCTGCCGGGGCATTGTAA
- a CDS encoding NAD(P)/FAD-dependent oxidoreductase: MNAYDWIVIGAGITGSAIAYELSKLGCRVLLLDPMVNSDRATRYSYGMICWYGASGAIGQLLLEGKARHEVLSEELGMDTQFQRRQMLFTLDCHNDLNLEATIARYQHLDEGFELLEPEEARKVEPLLNPRAIAGALSIEQGHVNPVALNQAYQQGIERHGGKIVPGRVEQLQGNGKGCAIATSEETYYAEQAIVCAGGWTRQLLSNAGIKIPVYFTHAELIEIPDCPFRLSTIVTSVNSDRTHLEEQASRAENETLWNQPGRELAPSIIDADAVQFRGGRLLFGQISRALSDPNARVNAQQSQQAMRERIEGMLPSLGQCRGNWHSCLVAFSHKRLAVLGPVPGMERVHLFSGFTTPMILAPAIAPRFARQLTGTPDSLLAELGLFLVQC; this comes from the coding sequence ATGAACGCTTACGATTGGATTGTTATTGGCGCCGGTATTACGGGCAGCGCGATCGCCTACGAATTGAGCAAACTCGGCTGTCGCGTCTTGCTGCTCGATCCGATGGTCAATTCCGATCGGGCCACTCGCTACAGCTATGGCATGATTTGCTGGTACGGAGCCTCGGGAGCGATCGGACAACTGTTGCTGGAAGGGAAAGCCAGACATGAAGTACTCTCGGAAGAGTTGGGAATGGATACCCAGTTCCAGCGGCGTCAGATGTTGTTTACTCTAGATTGCCATAACGATCTCAACCTAGAGGCAACCATTGCGCGATATCAGCACCTCGATGAAGGGTTCGAGCTGCTCGAGCCGGAAGAAGCTAGGAAAGTCGAACCTTTACTGAATCCAAGAGCGATCGCCGGCGCTCTGAGCATCGAACAAGGTCACGTTAATCCCGTAGCTTTGAACCAAGCCTATCAGCAAGGAATCGAGCGCCATGGCGGTAAAATTGTGCCGGGACGAGTCGAACAGTTGCAAGGGAACGGTAAGGGTTGCGCGATCGCCACTTCCGAGGAAACCTACTATGCAGAACAGGCGATCGTTTGCGCTGGAGGTTGGACGCGCCAGCTTTTAAGCAACGCCGGTATTAAGATTCCCGTCTATTTTACCCATGCCGAACTCATTGAAATTCCAGATTGTCCCTTCCGCTTATCCACAATCGTTACCTCCGTCAACAGCGATCGCACCCACCTCGAAGAACAAGCCAGTCGTGCGGAAAATGAAACCTTGTGGAACCAGCCCGGACGGGAGCTAGCGCCGAGCATTATCGATGCCGATGCCGTGCAATTTCGCGGAGGTCGTCTCTTGTTCGGACAGATTAGCCGGGCCCTGAGCGATCCCAATGCTCGGGTCAATGCGCAACAGAGTCAACAGGCCATGCGAGAACGAATCGAGGGCATGTTACCGAGTTTAGGACAATGTCGCGGCAACTGGCACTCCTGCTTGGTGGCCTTTTCTCATAAGCGGTTAGCCGTCCTCGGCCCCGTCCCCGGAATGGAGAGAGTCCATCTGTTTTCAGGGTTTACCACACCCATGATTCTCGCTCCGGCGATCGCACCTCGGTTTGCCCGTCAGCTCACCGGAACTCCAGATTCTCTATTAGCCGAGTTAGGACTATTCTTGGTACAATGCTGA
- a CDS encoding dihydroorotase translates to MMKSKSELFQQVRAIDPVSQTDRIVDVWLENGRIKAIAEEPIADYPADTIVRDGRGLILGPGLVDLYSHSGEPGFEERETVASLMEAAIAGGFTRVALLPTTNPPVDTPATLSLLSAKVDALSRVQVSMWGALTRGVEGKQMAPLAELAGAEVVGFTDGQPIANLLLLRRLLEYARPLAKPIAIWPAIPALVANGTMREGPLSIRLGLPGIPVDAETAAVAALLEMVAQTGTAVHIMRVSTARSVELIAGAKQSGLPVTASTSWMHLLLDTSAIAPQNAWGFLPYHPSLNLAAPLGNGGDRQALVAGVGEGIIDAIAIDHSPHTYEEKTVGFQSAPAGAIGLELALPLLWQKLVETGKLSALQLWQSLSSSPARCLQQEPASLTVGAPIEAILFDPKAAWTVNATSLHSRSANTPWWQLSIQGRAIRQWNYNNLQGGDRSHG, encoded by the coding sequence ATGATGAAGAGCAAGAGCGAGCTGTTTCAACAGGTGCGGGCGATCGATCCGGTGTCGCAAACCGATCGCATCGTGGATGTGTGGTTGGAGAACGGTCGGATTAAGGCGATCGCCGAAGAACCGATCGCAGATTATCCGGCCGATACCATTGTCCGCGACGGCCGGGGCTTGATTCTCGGGCCGGGATTGGTGGATCTCTACAGCCACAGTGGAGAGCCGGGGTTTGAAGAGCGAGAAACAGTTGCCTCGTTGATGGAAGCGGCGATCGCGGGAGGATTCACCCGCGTGGCTCTGCTGCCGACGACGAATCCGCCGGTAGATACTCCCGCAACTCTGTCTCTGCTCTCTGCCAAAGTCGATGCGCTCTCAAGGGTGCAAGTCTCCATGTGGGGCGCGCTGACTCGGGGGGTGGAGGGCAAGCAGATGGCTCCCTTGGCAGAGCTGGCAGGGGCTGAGGTGGTGGGATTTACGGACGGTCAGCCGATCGCCAATCTCTTGCTCTTGCGCCGCTTATTGGAATATGCCCGTCCTTTAGCCAAACCGATCGCCATTTGGCCGGCGATTCCCGCCTTAGTCGCAAATGGCACCATGCGCGAAGGCCCCCTCTCGATTCGGTTGGGACTGCCGGGGATTCCGGTGGATGCGGAAACGGCTGCGGTTGCAGCTTTGTTGGAGATGGTGGCGCAAACGGGAACCGCCGTCCATATTATGCGGGTTTCCACGGCGCGATCGGTAGAATTAATTGCCGGAGCGAAACAGTCCGGGTTGCCGGTTACCGCGAGCACGAGTTGGATGCATCTACTTCTGGATACGAGCGCGATCGCACCCCAGAATGCTTGGGGTTTCCTGCCCTACCATCCCAGCCTAAATCTAGCCGCTCCCTTGGGCAATGGGGGCGATCGCCAAGCCTTGGTTGCTGGAGTTGGAGAGGGTATTATTGATGCGATCGCGATCGACCACAGTCCCCATACCTACGAAGAAAAGACCGTTGGCTTTCAATCTGCTCCTGCTGGTGCGATCGGTTTAGAATTAGCATTACCCTTACTGTGGCAAAAACTAGTAGAAACCGGCAAGCTTTCGGCATTGCAACTGTGGCAGAGTTTAAGTAGTTCCCCCGCCCGATGTTTGCAGCAAGAACCAGCCAGTTTAACCGTCGGTGCGCCCATCGAAGCCATTCTCTTCGATCCCAAAGCCGCTTGGACAGTCAATGCGACTAGCCTCCATTCTCGTTCGGCCAATACTCCCTGGTGGCAGTTATCCATTCAAGGACGAGCCATCCGTCAATGGAATTATAACAATCTCCAGGGAGGCGATCGTAGTCACGGATAG
- a CDS encoding tetratricopeptide repeat protein gives MRVTSLSVLVLATLASLNITTVAHGAPASPAPAKPAAAQNTQAPPPPPSTTPSRLSAQDLEALKQAIEKTVENTVNEKFAEERARQDEQLQERFAEVDRIRDRINQLMALMVVSIAGVVISLRFMRSNIIKEIIASVNDRLQDWHESEQRLEEYTDTTRQLVQDLTQQIEAAKTERQRGYQQVNEEVLELKESAGVIQEVRQDLVKQLQGLGSDLQVQLQQIRATIKTSPDRLSSQSGISEMEFLQNIVDLPDERESEQSLDLVKLEENDLLVTAEECVDQGNLLADEGLYEEAVALYDRVLETQPTSFEAWYERGKTLMKLHRYDEALQSYQQALLLESEHSEVWYHQGLVLGLLDRPIESLNAYDCALDLQPEGAEIWYRRGNMLLKLERYEDALEAYHQTITLQPEDSEAWHNQGVVLERLGEFTEAVASYDRAIALDEDKLEAWFHRGNALVRLERYDEAIEAYDRALSIPLAPEDTAEPVALLSAIWFNRGTTLVRLERYEPALECCDRALQLNPDDAEAWTVRGEMLERMQRYEEAVDAYDQVLTLHSNNHHAWRHRGILLEKLRRYEEAISSYDRAIQLEANDYEAWRGKGTALAELQHYQDAISCFSQAMQIQQNLGLTPSEVSPVVPG, from the coding sequence ATGCGCGTTACTAGTCTTTCCGTTTTGGTGTTAGCTACCTTAGCTTCTCTAAATATAACCACAGTTGCCCATGGTGCTCCAGCTTCCCCCGCACCAGCGAAACCGGCAGCCGCACAAAATACTCAAGCACCACCACCTCCTCCGTCAACAACTCCCTCGAGACTTTCGGCACAAGATTTGGAAGCCTTGAAACAAGCGATCGAAAAAACGGTGGAAAATACAGTCAATGAGAAATTTGCCGAAGAGCGAGCCAGACAGGACGAACAACTACAAGAGAGATTTGCGGAAGTCGATCGCATTCGCGATCGCATTAATCAATTAATGGCGTTAATGGTAGTTTCTATTGCTGGCGTGGTAATTTCTCTCCGATTTATGCGCAGCAATATCATTAAAGAAATTATCGCATCCGTTAACGATCGCTTGCAAGATTGGCACGAGTCGGAACAGCGCTTGGAAGAATATACAGATACCACTCGCCAATTGGTACAAGATTTAACCCAACAAATTGAAGCGGCTAAAACGGAGCGCCAGCGCGGCTATCAACAGGTAAATGAAGAAGTTTTAGAACTCAAAGAGTCGGCTGGAGTCATTCAGGAAGTGCGCCAAGATTTGGTCAAACAACTGCAAGGACTCGGAAGCGATCTGCAGGTTCAATTGCAACAAATTCGTGCCACAATTAAAACAAGTCCCGATCGCCTATCAAGTCAATCCGGGATTTCAGAAATGGAGTTTCTCCAAAATATTGTCGATCTTCCCGACGAGAGAGAGTCGGAACAATCATTGGATTTAGTCAAGTTAGAAGAAAACGATCTGCTCGTGACGGCAGAAGAATGCGTCGATCAAGGAAACTTGTTGGCGGATGAAGGCTTGTATGAGGAAGCAGTTGCGCTGTACGATCGCGTCCTAGAGACTCAACCGACGTCCTTTGAAGCCTGGTACGAGCGCGGAAAAACTTTGATGAAGTTGCACCGCTATGACGAAGCGCTGCAATCCTACCAACAAGCATTATTACTCGAGTCAGAACATTCTGAGGTTTGGTACCATCAAGGATTGGTTTTGGGGCTGTTGGATCGTCCGATTGAGTCCTTAAATGCTTACGATTGTGCCTTAGATTTACAGCCGGAAGGGGCAGAAATTTGGTATCGTCGCGGCAATATGTTGCTGAAGTTAGAGCGCTACGAGGACGCGTTAGAGGCATATCATCAAACCATTACCCTGCAACCGGAAGATAGCGAAGCATGGCATAATCAAGGAGTAGTCTTGGAGCGCTTGGGAGAGTTTACCGAGGCAGTTGCCAGCTACGATCGCGCGATCGCCTTAGACGAAGATAAACTAGAAGCCTGGTTCCATCGCGGTAATGCTTTGGTCCGGTTGGAGCGGTATGATGAAGCGATCGAAGCCTACGATCGCGCTTTATCCATTCCTCTTGCTCCCGAAGATACCGCAGAGCCAGTTGCGCTCTTAAGTGCCATTTGGTTTAATCGCGGTACCACATTGGTGAGATTAGAGCGCTACGAACCTGCATTGGAATGTTGCGATCGCGCTTTGCAACTCAATCCCGATGATGCCGAGGCTTGGACGGTGCGCGGCGAAATGTTGGAGCGAATGCAGCGCTACGAAGAAGCCGTCGATGCTTACGATCAGGTATTAACGTTACACAGTAATAATCATCATGCATGGCGACATCGCGGCATTTTGTTGGAGAAATTACGCCGCTACGAAGAAGCAATTTCTTCTTACGATCGCGCCATTCAATTAGAAGCCAACGACTACGAAGCATGGCGCGGTAAAGGAACGGCTTTGGCAGAATTACAACATTATCAAGATGCCATTTCTTGCTTCAGCCAAGCCATGCAAATTCAGCAAAATTTGGGATTAACTCCGAGCGAAGTTTCTCCTGTCGTTCCGGGATAG
- a CDS encoding pyridoxal phosphate-dependent aminotransferase, with protein MVNLSEQIATRTRELSGESAFEVLAKAKALEAKGKKIVHLEIGQPDFPTPAHITEAAIAAMKDGWTGYSLTLGLPELREEIADYISITRDTEVSSDRVIVAPGAKPLLFFTILALVNPGDEVICPDPGFPTYRSCIEFAGGIPVSLPLVEAEKFRFRMEDLENAISEKTKLLIINSPHNPTGGFLLPGDLEAIANLAKQHNFYILSDEIYSRLLYDRKHYSILSFPEMAERTILVDGFSKTYSMTGWRLGYAVAPEHIMPQLELLMLNSNSCTCTFIQKAGVAALQGSQYCVKEMIESFRYRRDLLVAGINQIPGVSCLTPPGAFYIFPNVKSFGLSSQEIADYLLNNAGVALLSGRSFGNCGEGYLRLSYATSVDNIQKALERLNKGFSQLSQMGS; from the coding sequence ATGGTAAATTTATCCGAGCAAATAGCAACCCGCACCCGTGAATTATCGGGAGAATCTGCCTTTGAAGTGTTAGCAAAAGCGAAAGCACTGGAAGCCAAAGGAAAAAAGATCGTCCATTTAGAAATTGGGCAACCGGATTTTCCGACTCCAGCTCATATTACTGAAGCTGCGATCGCGGCAATGAAAGATGGATGGACTGGGTATAGTTTAACCTTAGGATTACCAGAGTTGCGCGAAGAAATTGCCGACTATATTAGCATAACCCGAGATACGGAAGTCAGTAGCGATCGCGTTATTGTTGCTCCCGGTGCCAAACCCTTATTGTTCTTCACGATTCTCGCCTTGGTCAATCCTGGAGATGAAGTCATTTGTCCCGATCCCGGATTTCCCACCTATCGTTCTTGCATTGAATTTGCTGGCGGTATTCCCGTCTCTTTACCATTAGTTGAAGCAGAAAAATTTCGCTTCCGGATGGAAGATTTAGAAAATGCTATTTCCGAGAAAACTAAATTGCTGATTATCAACTCGCCGCACAACCCGACGGGAGGATTTCTGTTGCCTGGAGATCTTGAGGCGATCGCGAATTTAGCCAAACAGCATAATTTCTATATTCTCTCTGACGAAATCTACTCTCGCCTGCTCTACGATCGCAAACATTACAGTATTCTCAGTTTTCCCGAAATGGCAGAGCGAACGATTCTTGTCGATGGCTTTTCTAAGACTTATTCTATGACCGGATGGCGCTTGGGTTATGCGGTTGCTCCAGAGCATATTATGCCGCAACTGGAATTACTCATGCTCAACTCCAACTCTTGTACTTGTACCTTTATCCAAAAAGCAGGAGTTGCCGCTTTACAAGGATCGCAATATTGCGTGAAAGAAATGATCGAATCCTTTCGCTATCGCCGAGATTTGCTCGTCGCTGGAATCAACCAAATTCCGGGAGTTTCTTGCCTGACTCCTCCCGGTGCATTTTATATCTTTCCCAATGTAAAAAGTTTCGGGTTAAGTTCGCAAGAAATTGCCGATTATTTACTGAACAATGCTGGAGTGGCGCTTCTGTCGGGAAGGTCATTTGGCAATTGCGGTGAAGGTTACTTGCGCCTGTCGTATGCCACTTCCGTCGATAATATCCAAAAAGCCTTAGAGCGCCTTAATAAAGGATTCTCTCAACTTTCCCAGATGGGATCTTAA
- a CDS encoding glutathione S-transferase family protein has product MLKFYYHPLSPIARRVWLALLEKSIPFELILVDLRGEQMKPEFLAINPFHHVPVICDRGLQIIESLAILDYLEQQYPHPSLSPQSPEALAKMRMVQCVTMSELMPKLAPFVYAELEPTSSDSLLEHIDTVLQFFSQELGSHSYFGGDGLNLADIVAGATVPLFCRLGISLTPYPNLEHWHQSLIDREAWQQTSPPEDQFQLWKRWVQRQVKQGKTSSLAKT; this is encoded by the coding sequence ATGCTGAAATTCTACTACCATCCTCTTTCCCCGATCGCACGTCGCGTCTGGCTCGCCTTACTGGAAAAATCGATTCCCTTTGAACTCATTCTGGTTGACTTGCGCGGCGAACAAATGAAACCGGAGTTTTTAGCCATCAATCCCTTCCACCACGTTCCCGTAATTTGCGATCGCGGTTTGCAAATAATTGAATCTTTGGCCATTCTCGATTACCTCGAACAGCAATATCCTCACCCAAGTTTATCTCCCCAATCTCCAGAAGCCCTGGCGAAAATGAGAATGGTACAATGCGTCACCATGAGCGAACTGATGCCGAAATTAGCCCCCTTCGTTTACGCAGAACTCGAGCCAACCTCCTCCGATAGTTTACTAGAACATATCGACACCGTTTTACAGTTTTTCAGCCAAGAACTCGGCTCTCATTCCTATTTTGGTGGCGATGGTTTAAACTTAGCCGATATTGTTGCCGGTGCCACCGTTCCCTTATTCTGTCGCTTAGGAATATCCTTAACCCCATATCCCAATTTAGAGCATTGGCATCAAAGTTTAATCGATCGCGAAGCCTGGCAGCAAACCTCTCCACCCGAAGACCAATTCCAACTCTGGAAACGATGGGTTCAGCGACAAGTAAAACAGGGCAAAACCTCCAGCCTAGCCAAAACTTGA
- a CDS encoding DNA sulfur modification protein DndB, producing MIYEMATSSEANDNQNEGNSLVTPELTQAIKESIQPIMVEWYRIGQTYLAIGCEHGGRLMLQINAHAAEIPTLLRGKSVTHDGNDPSSGKNRPIDENHVKSIKDYIVERARSNNKWILGTITANVDPSKIKYQKIWGDLYVVVIFNNTSLDITDGQHRRKAIVELIESDGIERDLIADATFPINLVIEAELEQCQTDFCDMAQTLSIPQSLLVAYSGFGKDAIARFVVDRVDMFYEKTQKIKATPGSRTGHIYTINYIAQLVSCAFGGRSTNKLSEVNTRNLVEEYGQELTECLNLFFLLYAETSQFPERSRDWQRTARLTGEIAGKEKLYWKDATKFRESCILGVSVGLQILGNLLYYIRQKHDSFDEEMVKEIAQSIDWSKQGSCWKDTVVVSDGKGGSKISAGRGSVTTAVQKCLQQLDWQ from the coding sequence ATGATCTATGAAATGGCTACTTCCTCCGAAGCTAACGACAACCAAAACGAAGGTAACTCTCTAGTTACCCCAGAACTCACTCAGGCGATCAAGGAGAGTATTCAACCGATTATGGTTGAGTGGTATAGAATCGGACAAACCTATTTAGCAATAGGATGCGAGCATGGGGGGCGTTTAATGCTTCAGATTAATGCTCATGCTGCAGAAATTCCTACCCTCCTGAGAGGAAAAAGTGTGACTCATGATGGTAACGATCCAAGTTCTGGAAAAAATCGCCCGATCGATGAAAACCATGTCAAAAGTATTAAAGACTACATTGTTGAGCGAGCCAGATCGAACAACAAGTGGATTTTGGGAACGATTACTGCTAATGTCGATCCGTCCAAAATAAAATATCAAAAGATTTGGGGAGATTTATATGTTGTGGTGATCTTCAATAATACCTCACTCGATATTACTGATGGACAGCACCGCAGAAAAGCAATTGTTGAATTAATTGAATCAGATGGGATAGAGCGAGACCTGATCGCAGATGCTACTTTTCCAATTAATTTAGTCATTGAGGCTGAGTTGGAGCAATGTCAAACTGATTTCTGCGATATGGCTCAAACTCTTTCAATTCCTCAATCTCTTTTAGTGGCTTATAGTGGTTTTGGAAAAGATGCAATTGCCAGATTCGTTGTTGACAGAGTTGATATGTTCTATGAAAAAACTCAAAAGATCAAAGCAACTCCAGGATCTAGAACAGGTCATATTTACACCATTAATTACATAGCACAATTAGTGAGCTGTGCATTTGGAGGTCGTTCTACTAATAAGTTGTCTGAAGTCAACACCCGTAACTTGGTTGAAGAATATGGACAAGAACTCACTGAATGTCTGAATTTATTTTTTCTACTCTATGCAGAAACTTCGCAGTTTCCGGAAAGAAGCCGTGACTGGCAGAGAACTGCTCGTTTAACTGGAGAAATAGCGGGTAAAGAAAAACTTTACTGGAAAGATGCTACTAAATTTCGTGAATCTTGTATTTTGGGTGTTAGTGTTGGATTACAAATTCTCGGAAATCTCTTATACTACATTCGTCAAAAGCATGATAGTTTTGATGAAGAGATGGTGAAAGAGATTGCTCAAAGTATTGATTGGTCAAAACAAGGATCGTGTTGGAAAGATACAGTAGTTGTTTCAGATGGGAAAGGTGGAAGCAAAATTAGTGCTGGCCGAGGCTCGGTTACTACGGCTGTGCAAAAGTGTCTCCAACAACTCGACTGGCAATAG
- a CDS encoding DUF6220 domain-containing protein produces the protein MSASSSIPDNIEPTGNKTVTLGFYILAIIFNFCLAAQVLTVGLAQFGDPTWWNTHVLLVRGYSILPLIMVALVYLFPFPKRVRVLTTIMPVLLLLLFGTAHVPLPSLLPIAILHPLLGFAIFSMSSTIIHRVGHLVKEKPEATA, from the coding sequence ATGTCTGCCTCATCTAGCATACCCGATAACATCGAACCTACTGGAAATAAAACAGTCACGCTCGGCTTCTATATCCTGGCCATCATCTTTAATTTTTGCCTAGCCGCTCAAGTCCTCACCGTTGGACTGGCTCAGTTTGGCGATCCAACATGGTGGAATACCCATGTATTGCTCGTTCGAGGGTATAGTATCTTACCTCTGATTATGGTAGCCTTAGTCTATCTCTTTCCGTTCCCCAAACGAGTCAGAGTTCTCACCACAATTATGCCCGTTCTCTTGCTACTTCTGTTTGGCACAGCTCATGTACCGCTCCCCAGTCTTTTACCTATCGCCATTCTTCATCCCTTATTAGGATTTGCCATATTCTCTATGTCCTCAACTATTATTCACCGCGTCGGGCATTTAGTGAAGGAGAAACCGGAAGCAACCGCGTAA